In Salvelinus alpinus chromosome 30, SLU_Salpinus.1, whole genome shotgun sequence, a single genomic region encodes these proteins:
- the LOC139560515 gene encoding zinc finger protein 180-like, with the protein MSSLNFSPPAKEEGVCWTEKEALGLNIVVKEEKEEEDITVKQEVEGEAVTVKEEEKDVSVKEEEDVSVKEEEDAFRVKEEEDVTVKQEGEEKEEDAVSEVKEEGEEEETEGERCDYRGSSGEPQQPHEADEAEKSLSRSELLKKHQQRPTGKKSHCCSDCGKRFKSSSELKKHQRVHTGEKPYSCNQCGKSFTHSSNLKTHQRTHTRDKPYSCEQCGKSFTQASNLVSHQRTHTGEQPYSCDQCGKSFTQSSNLVSHQRIHTGEQPYSCEQCGKNFSRGERLKEHQRTHTGEKPYSCDQCGKSFTQSRNLLSHQRTHTGEQPYSCEQCGKSFTQSSNLVSHQRTHTGEQPYSCEQCGKSFSRIEHLKGHQRTHTGEKPYSCNQCGKSFTQSNSLNRHQRTHT; encoded by the exons ATGAGCTCACTAAACTTCTCccctcctgctaaagaagagggggtctgctggacggagaaagaagctctggggctgaacattgtcgtgaaagaggagaaggaagaggaggatatcacagtaaaacaagaagtagagggtgaggctgttacagtgaaagaagaagagaaagacgtttcagtgaaagaagaggaagacgtttcagtgaaagaagaggaagacgcgttcagagtgaaagaggaggaggatgttacagtaaaacaagagggggaagagaaagaggaggatgcagtttctGAAGtgaaagaggaaggagaggaggaggagacagaag gagagagatgtgactatcgtggatcctctggggagcctcaacaacctcatgaagctgacgaggcagagaaaagtctctccagatcagaactcctcaagaaacaccagcagagacccacaggaaagaaatctcactgctgctctgactgtgggaaacgTTTCAAatcttcatcagaacttaaaaaacaccagcgagtacacacaggagagaagccttatagctgtaatcaatgtgggaagagttttactcattcAAGTAATCTGaaaacacaccagagaacacacacaagaGATAAGCCTTACAGCTGTGAACAGTGTGGCAAGAGTTTTACTCAGGCAAGCAacctggtatcacaccagagaacacacacaggagagcagccatatagctgtgatcagtgtggcaagagttttactcagtcaagcaacctggtatcacaccagagaatacacacaggagagcagcCATATAGCTGTGAGCAATGTGGGAAAAACTTTTCTCGGGGAGAACGCCTTAAAgagcaccagagaacacacacaggagagaagccttatagctgtgatcagtgtggcaagagttttactcagtcacgCAACCTgctatcacaccagagaacacacacaggagagcagcCATATAGCTGTGAGCAATGTGgcaagagttttactcagtcaagcaacctggtatcacaccagagaacacacacaggagagcagcCATATAGCTGTGAGCAATGTGGGAAAAGCTTTTCTCGGATAGAACACCTTAAaggacaccagagaacacacacaggagagaaaccttatagctgtaatcagtgtgggaagagttttactcagtcaaacAGCCTGAAtagacaccagagaacacacacatga